The Tepidisphaeraceae bacterium genomic sequence GTGTAGAAGTGAATGCCATCGACGCCGTTGGCGATCAGATCTTCACACTGGCGCGTCGCGTAATCCACGCCTGCGGAATAGACCGACTCCGCGTCCGCCTCCAGCGATTCCAGCTTCAACAGCAACGGCTGCGGGATCTTCGCGCCGCACATGCCCACGAATCGCTTGATCTGCGCCACGTTCCCGATCGGCATCAGCCCCGCGACGATCGGCACCTTAATGCCAACCGCCCGCGCGTTGTCGCGAAAGCGGTAGAAGTCGGCGTTGTCGAAGAACAGCTGGGTAACAATGAAGTTCCCGCCATTGTCGACCTTGCGCTTCAGCCATTCCATGTCGCGCGTGAGGTTCAAGCACTGCGGATGCCCCTCCGGATACCCCGCAACGCCAATCGAGAAGTCGTGCCGCTCGCGGACGAACTTCACCAATTGATCGGCATAGGCAAAGCCCCCTTCGGTCGCCACGAACTGCGACTGCCCCGCCGGTGGATCACCGCGCAGCGCCAGCACATTGCGAATGCCCGCGTTCCAGAGATCGTCCAGGATCGAACCGATCTCATCCTGTGTGTGTCCCACGCACGTCAGGTGGGCCATCGATCGAATGCCCGCATCGTTCTGGATCTTCTCGACGAGCTCAACCGTCTTCGCCCGCGTGCTGCCACCGGCCCCGTAGGTAACGGAGACGTAGCTCGGCTTCAGCGGCTTCAGGTCCTCAATCGTCTGATAGAGCGCGTTGAACCCCGCCTCGTTCTTCGGTGGGAAGAACTCGAACGAGATCGTCGGTTGACCCAGGCCCAGCAAGCTGTCGATGCGCATGTGAAATCCCTTTCCCGAACCGTCCTCTATTCTACATCACTTCCCTCGCTTGTCCATCCGTTTACCCGGATGAACGGATCGTTTGTTTCTGGCCCGTCCGTTGCCT encodes the following:
- the metF gene encoding methylenetetrahydrofolate reductase [NAD(P)H], which encodes MRIDSLLGLGQPTISFEFFPPKNEAGFNALYQTIEDLKPLKPSYVSVTYGAGGSTRAKTVELVEKIQNDAGIRSMAHLTCVGHTQDEIGSILDDLWNAGIRNVLALRGDPPAGQSQFVATEGGFAYADQLVKFVRERHDFSIGVAGYPEGHPQCLNLTRDMEWLKRKVDNGGNFIVTQLFFDNADFYRFRDNARAVGIKVPIVAGLMPIGNVAQIKRFVGMCGAKIPQPLLLKLESLEADAESVYSAGVDYATRQCEDLIANGVDGIHFYTLNKSKATAQICQALSAPHAA